Within the Beduinella massiliensis genome, the region GCGGCGTGACCTCGATTTCGACGATGTCGCCCTCCTCATAGCTGGGCTGAATCGCGCGCGCCGCGCTGAGGGAAATCTCCATCGCGTCGTCCGTGACCTCGTCCACGACGACCTTGCGCGCAAATACCTGCACGGTTCCGTCCTCGCGGTCCAGATTCACGCGCACGTTCGGCATGCCGGCCGTCGCCTTTTTCAGGTTCTTTTTATAGGCGGACTTGAGCGCCTCTTCGATCGCGCTGAACAGCACTTCCTTGCTGATGGATTTCTCCTTGGCCAGCGCGCCGATCGCTTCAATGACTTCCCGATTCATCGCTTTCAGCTCCCTCTATTTCCAGGTCTTCAAAATCAACATCCTCAAAATGCAGCACAGGCACGACCCTGGAGGCGCTCTTTTGCGCAAAGCGCGCCTGTCCCTCCGAGGTGTCAAGCACGATCTCGCCGTCGATCAGGCCGACGAGCGTGCCTTCAAAAACCTTTTTTTTATCGACGGGTTTGTACAAATGGACCTGCACGTCCTGACCGATGTGCGCGTCAAAATCCCGCTGTTTTTTCAGCGGGCGGTCGAGCCCCGGCGAGCACACCTCCAGGAAGTCGTAATCCACGCGCTCCACCTGGGGCTGAATCGCCCGGTGGAAGGCCTCACAATCATCCAGCGTTATACCGCCGGGCTTGTCAATGTATATGCGCAGGTATCTGCCGGCGCCTTCCTTGGCAAGCTCGACGTCTACCAACTCAAAATGCATTTCACCTGCCAGCTTTTCACAGGCCGGCATGGCCACGGTGACGATATCGCTTTGCGCCATGTACACACTCCTAAACCTTTTAAACGGATAAACAATAGGAAAGAGTGGGATGTCAAGCCCACTCTTTCACGCATGCCGACATTCGCGGCACTACAGTCTCACTATCCTACCCTCGTTATTATAACACAGGAAGAAATGAATTACAACCCCTGCGGCGGCAAACAAACCTGTTTTCAGCGGCTTTTGCTTCATTTAGAGCGTAAAAAGGGAAACCTGATTGGTCTCTGGCATACTGCCGAGGCATCCGCAGTCCCGCAAAAGGTCCACTGCGGAACCCGGAAGATGCGTGCGCTCCTTGAATTCCTCAATGGAGATGAAGGGGCCGTTTGCCCGCGCATCCACGATTCCCTGCGCCGCGTTCGCGCCGACGCCCGGCAGGGCGTTGAACGGCATGCGGATCAGCCCCTCGCCGATGACCTCGAACTTGTCCGCCTGCGACTTATACAGATCCACCGGCGCGAAGTGAATGCCACGGTAGTTCATCTCCAGCACCAGCTCGAGCAGGGTGTACATGTCCTTGTCCTTCGCCGTCGCATCCTTCATGGCGTCGATTTCCTTCATGTGCTCCTCGATGCTCTCGATGCTTCCCGCGAGGATGCTCGCGTCAAAGCAGTCGGCACGCACCGTGTAGAAGGCCGCGTAATAAGCTTCCGGCCTGTACACCTTGAACCAGGCGATGCGCAGCGCCATCGTAACATAGGCGACGGCGTGCCCTTTGGGAAACATGTATTTGATCTTTTTGCACGAGTCCATGAACCAGTCCGGCACGTTGTGCGCGACCATCGCCTGCTCCATCTCGGGTTTCAGGCCGCGGCCCTTTCTGACGCTCTCCATGGTATCGAAGGCCATCTTCGATTCGACGCCGATGGCGATCAGGCCGTTCATGATGTCCTCGCGCGTACAGATGCAGTCCGCCAGCGCGACGCCCTGATGAATCAAATCCTGCGCGTTACCGATCCACACGTCCGTGCCGTGTGAAAGGCCCGAGATCGACAGCAGCTCGTTCATGGTGGTGGGCTTCGTTTCCTCCAGCATCTGACGCACGAAGCGCGTTCCAAACTCCGGAATGCCGTAGGTGCCCGTCTTGCTGTGAATTTGTTCGGTCGTGACCCCCAGCGCCTCCGGCGAGGAAAAGAGCGAGATGACCTTGGGATCGGTCAGCGGCAGGGTGCGCGCGTCGATCCCGGTCAGATCCATCAGCATGCGGATCATCGTCGGATCGTCGTGGCCCAAAACGTCCAGCTTGACGAGCACATCGTGCATGGAACCGAAGTCGTAGTGGGTGGTGACGACAGAGGAGTTTACGTCGTCCGCGGGGTGCTGAATCGCCGTGAACTGATAGATCGTATACTCCTTGGGCAGCACGACCATGCCCGCCGGATGCTGGCCCGTCGTGCGTTTAACGCCGACGCATCCCTGCACCAGCCGGTTCTTTTCCGCCTCCGTCACGTGCAGGCCGCGCTCCTCGCAGTATTTGCTGACGAAGCCGTAGGCCGTCTTGTCCGCGAGCGTGCCGATCGTGCCCGCGCGGAAGCACTGCGACTTGCCGAAAAGCTCTTCGATGTAAGCGTGGGCCCTGGGCTGATACACGCCGGAAAAGTTCAGGTCGATATCGGGCACCTTATCGCCCTTGAACCCGAGGAAGACCTCGAACGGGATTTCAAACCCGTCGCGCGTGAGCTTCTCCCCGCAGACCGGGCAGTTCATCTCGGGCAGGTCGACGCCGACCTTGTACTTGACCTTGTCCACGTCGAAGTTGGAATATTGGCACTTAGGGCAGCGGTAGTGCGGGGGCAGCGCGTTGACCTCCGTGATGCCGACCAGGTGCGCTACGAACGACGAGCCCACCGACCCGCGCGAACCGACCAGGTAGCCGTCCGCGTTCGACTTTTTCACCAGCTTTTCCGCGATGTTATACAGCGTCGCGAAACCGTAGCCGATGATCGCGCCCAATTCCTTTTCGATGCGCGCCTTGACGATTTCCGGCAGCGGATCGCCGTACCATTCGTGCGCCTGCTGATAAGACATGTTGCGGATGTTGTCCGCCGCGTCCGGCCAAAAGGGCTGGAACGTCTCTTTCCCCTCCGGGTGACGCGGGAAGAGCCGAACGTCGCCCACGCGGTCTGCGATCTTCTGCGGGTTGTCGATGACCACCTCTTCGCACTTTTCCTTGCCCAGATAGGCAAACTCCTCGAGCATTTCATCCGTCGTCTTAAAGTACAGCGGCGGCTGCTCGTCCGCGTCGGAGAAGCCCTTGCCCGCCATCAGGATTGCGCGGAAAACTGCGTCCTTGGGATCCAGAAAGTGCACGTCGCCCGTCGCGACGACCGGAATGCCGAGCTTTTCACCCAACGCTACGATTTTTCGGTTGTAATCGCGCAGCGCTTCCTCGTCCTCTGCGGTGCCGTTTCGAATCATGAACGCGTTGTTGCCGATCGGCTGAATCTCCAGGTAGTCGTAAAAGCGCGCGATGCGCGTGAGCACGCTGTCGTCCTTGCCGTCCACGATGGCGCGAAAGAGCTCGCCCGCCTCGCAGGCGGAGCCTACGATGACGCCCTCCCGGTACTTTTGAATAATGGAACGCGGGGTATGCGGCTGGCGGTGAAAGTACGTTAAATGGGCCTCCGAAACCATGCGATTGATGTTTTCGATCCCCTTCTGGCTCTCCGCAAGCAAAATGATGTGGTGCGATTCGCCGATGGCCCCGCCCTGCAGCGCCGTATTGATGTCGCTGAGCTTTTCCACGCCTTGTCCGCGCGCGGTAAAGAACATCTTGTTGAGCATGTGCGCCGTCGCGCGCGCATCGTGCACCGCGCGGTGGGCGTTTTTCAGGCTGATGCCGAGCGACTTGCAGACCGCTCCGAGGCGGTGGCTCTTGAGGGAAGGATACATGCGCCTGGAGAACTCCAGCGTATCGATGACGGGGCAGCTGAACTCAATGCCCAGCCGCCTGCATTCCTCGCGCAAAAATGCGGTGTCAAAGGAGGCGTTGTGCGCGGCGAGGGCCGCGCTCCCGATAAATTCCAATAATTGCGGAATGGCGACGCTGGCGTCGGGCGCGCCCTGTACCATGCTGTCGTTGATTCCCGTAATCTCGGTGATCTTCGCCGGAATCGCGGTTCCGGGGTTGACCATCTGCGAAAGCTCCTCGACGATCTGCCCGTTTTGAATGCGCACGGCGCCGATTTCGATGACCCGCTCCCTGCGCGGGTTGAGGCCCGTCGTCTCAAAGTCGAGCACGACGATCGGCTCATCGATCGACCGGTCGTCCGGGTCGGTCACTACGGTCGTCTCGTCCGTCAGATAGGCCTCGACGCCCGGGATGAGCTTGATGCCGTTTTTCTTAGCCGC harbors:
- a CDS encoding ribosome maturation factor RimP; its protein translation is MAQSDIVTVAMPACEKLAGEMHFELVDVELAKEGAGRYLRIYIDKPGGITLDDCEAFHRAIQPQVERVDYDFLEVCSPGLDRPLKKQRDFDAHIGQDVQVHLYKPVDKKKVFEGTLVGLIDGEIVLDTSEGQARFAQKSASRVVPVLHFEDVDFEDLEIEGAESDESGSH
- a CDS encoding PolC-type DNA polymerase III; the protein is MNETGSWQTLLGQPLRPIAGHLTLSRAKVSRDGQRLLVCFTSDQLIGEKDFLAVKKAIQASFPECRVSVRITSPQLADDFLKNPAEYGAVLTGCIGRHYASLRPWLKDVSWSMEEGALLATLPLAAALPYFEKNDTAAFISRIVKDVFAIEVPVRFQVSGDQERQIAEILEERKKEEELLLKEVAEKAAQQQAEKPVQQRPKNVYGRVIADPVVEVKELLEDSGKVAICGEVLTVETKDLKGGEMLLLSFAVTDYTGTIQCKAFLRYKNRFRKADPNAGDAKEPTEQEKKAVQDVVDAVKAGDWLVIRGDCQFDKFMHETAIMVTDINLHEKPRREDKAERKRVELHLHTQMSNMDAVSSASALIKRAAEWGHPAVAVTDHGVVQAYPEAFGAAKKNGIKLIPGVEAYLTDETTVVTDPDDRSIDEPIVVLDFETTGLNPRRERVIEIGAVRIQNGQIVEELSQMVNPGTAIPAKITEITGINDSMVQGAPDASVAIPQLLEFIGSAALAAHNASFDTAFLREECRRLGIEFSCPVIDTLEFSRRMYPSLKSHRLGAVCKSLGISLKNAHRAVHDARATAHMLNKMFFTARGQGVEKLSDINTALQGGAIGESHHIILLAESQKGIENINRMVSEAHLTYFHRQPHTPRSIIQKYREGVIVGSACEAGELFRAIVDGKDDSVLTRIARFYDYLEIQPIGNNAFMIRNGTAEDEEALRDYNRKIVALGEKLGIPVVATGDVHFLDPKDAVFRAILMAGKGFSDADEQPPLYFKTTDEMLEEFAYLGKEKCEEVVIDNPQKIADRVGDVRLFPRHPEGKETFQPFWPDAADNIRNMSYQQAHEWYGDPLPEIVKARIEKELGAIIGYGFATLYNIAEKLVKKSNADGYLVGSRGSVGSSFVAHLVGITEVNALPPHYRCPKCQYSNFDVDKVKYKVGVDLPEMNCPVCGEKLTRDGFEIPFEVFLGFKGDKVPDIDLNFSGVYQPRAHAYIEELFGKSQCFRAGTIGTLADKTAYGFVSKYCEERGLHVTEAEKNRLVQGCVGVKRTTGQHPAGMVVLPKEYTIYQFTAIQHPADDVNSSVVTTHYDFGSMHDVLVKLDVLGHDDPTMIRMLMDLTGIDARTLPLTDPKVISLFSSPEALGVTTEQIHSKTGTYGIPEFGTRFVRQMLEETKPTTMNELLSISGLSHGTDVWIGNAQDLIHQGVALADCICTREDIMNGLIAIGVESKMAFDTMESVRKGRGLKPEMEQAMVAHNVPDWFMDSCKKIKYMFPKGHAVAYVTMALRIAWFKVYRPEAYYAAFYTVRADCFDASILAGSIESIEEHMKEIDAMKDATAKDKDMYTLLELVLEMNYRGIHFAPVDLYKSQADKFEVIGEGLIRMPFNALPGVGANAAQGIVDARANGPFISIEEFKERTHLPGSAVDLLRDCGCLGSMPETNQVSLFTL